The following coding sequences are from one Mesorhizobium onobrychidis window:
- a CDS encoding FAD-dependent monooxygenase gives MDDTRSRQVVIAGAGVAGLTAALAFSERGYLVRLFEQAPRLEAAGAGIQLSPNATRILRQLGVLDRLLPAAVRPEAVVLKEAATLRELARVPLGEAAERRWQAPYLVAHRADLQDALMARLAEQPDISLATGARVRGVATGPRHTTATVEIAGKTVEADGFLLIGADGVWSAIRAFGGLPAKSRFSGELAWRATISADSVAGEAVAAVGAANCVTTFLHPGFHLVTYPVSNGTAFNLAAFTRGEIIAEGWSGHADPNILAAAMRGTAAALARLAEDAGPWTAWPIHTVDQGQPWTTPAGIALIGDAAHAMTPFAAQGAAMAIEDAATLAGFVAASPADPGSALAAWEKVRRPRIAKVARRGAVNRLAWHAAGPVAVARNLFLKLRSPEKLAADLDWLYGWRPPEIVDRR, from the coding sequence ATGGACGACACCCGGTCCCGGCAGGTCGTTATCGCCGGAGCCGGCGTCGCTGGACTGACTGCAGCGCTGGCGTTTTCCGAGCGCGGCTATCTCGTGCGGCTGTTCGAACAGGCGCCGCGCCTCGAAGCGGCCGGCGCCGGTATCCAGCTCTCACCCAACGCAACGCGCATCCTTCGCCAGCTCGGCGTGCTCGACCGGCTGTTGCCGGCGGCGGTGCGGCCGGAGGCGGTCGTGCTCAAGGAGGCGGCCACGCTGCGCGAGCTGGCGCGGGTGCCGCTTGGCGAAGCAGCCGAAAGGCGCTGGCAGGCGCCCTATCTCGTCGCTCATCGGGCCGATCTGCAAGACGCGCTGATGGCGCGCCTTGCCGAGCAGCCGGACATCAGTCTCGCCACCGGCGCGCGCGTCAGGGGCGTCGCCACAGGACCGCGCCATACCACGGCAACAGTCGAGATTGCCGGCAAGACGGTAGAAGCCGACGGCTTTCTGCTGATCGGCGCCGACGGCGTCTGGTCGGCGATCCGCGCTTTTGGCGGGCTTCCGGCCAAAAGCCGGTTTTCGGGCGAGCTTGCCTGGCGCGCTACGATCAGTGCAGACAGCGTCGCGGGAGAAGCCGTTGCGGCGGTCGGCGCCGCCAATTGCGTGACCACCTTCCTGCATCCCGGCTTCCACCTCGTCACCTATCCGGTCAGTAACGGCACGGCGTTCAACCTGGCCGCCTTCACCAGGGGCGAGATCATCGCCGAGGGCTGGTCGGGCCACGCCGACCCCAATATCCTCGCCGCCGCCATGCGTGGCACGGCGGCAGCACTGGCCCGGCTTGCCGAGGATGCCGGCCCGTGGACCGCATGGCCGATCCATACGGTCGACCAAGGACAGCCATGGACGACGCCCGCCGGCATCGCCCTGATCGGCGACGCGGCGCATGCGATGACGCCGTTTGCGGCGCAGGGCGCAGCGATGGCGATCGAGGATGCCGCAACCCTTGCCGGCTTTGTCGCCGCCTCGCCTGCCGATCCCGGGAGCGCGCTTGCCGCCTGGGAAAAGGTGCGGCGCCCGCGCATCGCCAAGGTCGCCCGCCGCGGTGCCGTCAACCGCCTCGCCTGGCATGCAGCGGGACCGGTGGCCGTCGCGCGCAACCTGTTCCTGAAGCTGCGCTCGCCGGAAAAGCTCGCGGCCGATCTCGACTGGCTCTATGGCTGGCGGCCGCCGGAAATCGTCGATCGGCGATGA
- a CDS encoding TIGR02117 family protein, producing the protein MRKPSLVKKLGRFLAILVVAIVLAVMLGTVIPRPLLPAAAADPAATRHILVLKNPIHTDIAIPVDDDVRKRFHFLVDDGIPADMAGVRYIVFGWGGRAFYLETPTWSELKVVPVMKALTLDASVMHVDVAGNIVEHPDVAGFDISEERFAALLDFIAASFQQGPNGPILIENAAYSRFDRFYEANGHFNALVGCNTWTAAALRIAGLRTGWWNPLPASLDLSMRIYN; encoded by the coding sequence ATGAGAAAGCCGTCCCTCGTGAAAAAGCTTGGGCGTTTTCTCGCCATTCTGGTGGTGGCAATCGTGCTTGCCGTGATGCTGGGCACAGTCATTCCACGGCCGCTCTTGCCGGCGGCCGCGGCCGATCCCGCCGCCACCAGGCACATCCTGGTGCTGAAAAATCCGATCCACACCGATATCGCCATCCCGGTCGATGACGACGTGCGCAAGCGCTTCCATTTCCTGGTCGATGACGGCATTCCGGCCGACATGGCTGGGGTCCGCTACATCGTCTTCGGCTGGGGCGGCCGCGCCTTCTATCTGGAGACGCCGACCTGGTCGGAACTGAAGGTGGTGCCGGTGATGAAGGCGCTGACCCTTGACGCTTCGGTGATGCATGTCGATGTCGCCGGCAACATTGTCGAGCACCCCGACGTCGCCGGCTTCGACATCAGCGAGGAGCGTTTTGCAGCGCTGCTCGACTTCATCGCCGCAAGTTTCCAGCAAGGGCCGAACGGTCCGATCCTGATCGAGAATGCCGCCTATTCCAGGTTCGACCGCTTCTACGAAGCCAACGGCCATTTCAATGCGCTGGTTGGCTGCAACACCTGGACGGCGGCGGCTCTGCGTATCGCCGGCCTGCGGACAGGCTGGTGGAATCCGCTGCCGGCCTCACTCGACCTGTCGATGCGGATTTATAATTGA
- a CDS encoding amino acid ABC transporter ATP-binding protein — protein MHISDTDVAIDIIAMHKWYGEFHVLKDINLKVMRGERIVICGPSGSGKSTMIRCINRLEEHQKGKIIVDGKELTNDLKKIDEVRREVGMVFQHFNLFPHLTILENCTLAPIWVRKTPKKQAEEIAMHFLTRVKIPEQANKYPGQLSGGQQQRVAIARSLCMNPRIMLFDEPTSALDPEMIKEVLETMVGLAEEGMTMLCVTHEMGFARKVANRVIFMDQGQIVEQNTPAEFFDNPRHERTKLFLSQILH, from the coding sequence ATGCATATCTCCGACACCGATGTCGCCATCGACATCATCGCCATGCACAAATGGTACGGCGAATTCCATGTGCTGAAGGACATCAATCTGAAGGTGATGCGCGGCGAGCGCATCGTCATTTGCGGCCCTTCGGGCTCCGGCAAATCGACGATGATCCGCTGCATCAACCGGCTGGAAGAGCATCAGAAGGGCAAGATCATCGTTGACGGCAAGGAATTGACCAACGATCTCAAGAAGATCGACGAGGTGCGCCGCGAGGTCGGCATGGTGTTCCAGCATTTCAACCTGTTCCCGCATCTGACCATCTTGGAAAACTGCACGCTGGCACCGATCTGGGTGCGCAAGACGCCGAAGAAGCAGGCCGAGGAGATCGCCATGCACTTCCTCACGCGCGTCAAGATCCCGGAACAGGCCAACAAATATCCCGGCCAGCTTTCCGGCGGCCAGCAGCAGCGCGTCGCCATCGCCCGCTCGCTATGCATGAACCCGCGCATCATGCTGTTCGACGAGCCGACCTCGGCGCTCGATCCGGAAATGATCAAGGAAGTGCTGGAGACGATGGTTGGCCTCGCCGAAGAGGGCATGACCATGCTCTGCGTCACCCACGAGATGGGCTTTGCGCGCAAGGTCGCCAATCGGGTGATCTTCATGGATCAGGGCCAGATCGTCGAGCAGAACACGCCGGCCGAGTTCTTTGACAATCCGCGCCACGAGCGCACAAAACTGTTCCTGTCGCAGATCCTGCACTGA
- a CDS encoding amino acid ABC transporter permease, with protein sequence MQEHDTSWVRTEMALSQQAPAGVRGLGAWIRKNLIASTGDTILTIVGIVLVAMILPQIINWAFINAQWTGPDRTVCATVAQGGIQPDGWSGACWAFVNAKFGQFMFGRYPIEERWRPILVAILFVVLLVPLLIPRVPRKGLNAILFFLALPIVAFILLTGGVFGLLHVETPLWGGLLVTLSLSFVGIAVSLPVGIVLALGRRSKMPIVKTLCVVFIETVRGIPLITVLFMASVMLPLFLPAGVTFDKLLRALIGVSLFAAAYMAEVVRGGLQAIPKGQYEGADSLGLGYWQKMGLIVLPQALKLVIPGIVNTFIGMFKDTSLVYIIGMFDLLGVVKLHFSDANWATPQTARSGLVFAAFVFWLFCFGMSRYSMFTERRLDTSYKR encoded by the coding sequence ATGCAGGAACACGATACCTCCTGGGTTCGGACCGAAATGGCGCTGTCGCAACAGGCGCCCGCCGGCGTGCGCGGTCTGGGGGCCTGGATCCGCAAGAACCTGATCGCGTCGACCGGCGACACCATCCTGACCATCGTCGGCATCGTACTGGTCGCGATGATCCTGCCGCAGATTATCAATTGGGCCTTCATCAACGCCCAGTGGACGGGGCCGGACCGCACCGTCTGCGCCACGGTGGCGCAGGGCGGCATCCAGCCGGACGGCTGGTCCGGCGCCTGCTGGGCCTTCGTCAACGCCAAGTTCGGCCAGTTCATGTTCGGCCGCTATCCGATCGAGGAGCGCTGGCGGCCGATCCTGGTCGCCATCCTGTTCGTGGTGTTGCTGGTGCCGTTGCTCATCCCGCGCGTGCCGCGCAAGGGGTTGAACGCCATCCTGTTCTTCCTGGCACTGCCGATCGTTGCCTTCATCCTGCTGACCGGCGGCGTGTTCGGCCTGCTGCATGTCGAAACTCCGCTGTGGGGCGGCCTGCTGGTGACGCTCAGCCTGTCCTTCGTCGGCATTGCTGTTTCACTGCCGGTCGGCATCGTGCTGGCGCTCGGCCGGCGCTCGAAGATGCCGATCGTCAAGACGCTGTGCGTGGTCTTCATCGAGACGGTGCGCGGCATCCCGCTGATCACCGTTCTGTTCATGGCCAGCGTCATGCTGCCGCTGTTCCTGCCGGCGGGCGTCACCTTCGACAAGTTGCTGCGCGCGCTGATCGGCGTCTCCCTGTTTGCCGCCGCCTACATGGCTGAAGTGGTGCGCGGCGGCCTGCAGGCGATCCCCAAGGGCCAGTATGAAGGCGCCGATTCGCTCGGCCTCGGCTACTGGCAGAAGATGGGCCTGATCGTGCTGCCGCAGGCGCTGAAGCTGGTCATTCCCGGCATCGTCAACACCTTCATCGGCATGTTCAAGGACACCAGCCTTGTCTACATCATCGGCATGTTCGACCTGCTCGGCGTCGTCAAGCTGCACTTTTCCGACGCCAACTGGGCGACGCCGCAGACCGCCAGGTCCGGCCTGGTGTTTGCAGCCTTCGTCTTCTGGCTGTTCTGCTTCGGCATGTCGCGCTATTCGATGTTCACGGAACGCCGGCTCGACACCAGCTACAAACGCTAA